The sequence below is a genomic window from Streptomyces sp. NBC_00289.
GCGCTCGGGCAGACTGCCGGAGAACGTGTAGAAACCGCCCGAGGCGACCGGGTCGGTGGCCGTCGCCACCGGGTGGTCCAGATCGAGGTCGGCCCAGGCCAGCGGCTTCGCCGGGTCGTAACCCGCCTTCGTGACGTACACCTTGAAGGTGCCCTTGTGCGGGGCGGTGACGCGGTACTTGAAGGTGTACGAGCCGCTCCGCACGCCGGTCGCGGGCCAGTCGGCGCGGGCCAGGTCGAGCCCCTTGAACTCGTCGTTGCCCGCACTGCACAGGCTGCCGTCCGGGATCAGCGCCTGGTGCCGCCCGTTCGCGTCACCGATGCGGATGCCGTTCCAGTCGTAGAGCGCCTGGGTTCCGCCGGCCGCCACCGCCGCCTCGCACGCGGCCGACTTCGGGCTCTCGGGGCCCTCGGCGTAACACTGCGCGACCCGGCTGACCGGGTCACCCATCGACCCGTGCGCGGACGCCGGCGCGGCGGTCAGCGCGGTCAGGGCGAGCGGGGCGATGCCGACTGCGGCGACGCCGGCGAGCCTGCGGCGTGCGGGCATGGGAGATCTCCTCGGAACCGGTGCTGGGTGTACCGGAACCAAGAAACCGTGAAAACGCCTGCTCGGGGAGGTCCGTGGCGATCTTTAGGGTCGTCTTAAGGCGGTGCTCAGGCTGCGATCAGGTAGGTACCGTGCGGGACATGACCGACGAGGAGATCCGGCCGGCCGTCGCCGCCGACGTGCCGGCGGTGAAGGCCGTGACCGACGCCGCCTACAGCCCCTACATCCCGCGGATCGGGCTCGTGCCGCAGCCCATGCGGGCGCACCACGAGGCGAACGTGGCCGCGGGGAAGGTCTTCGTGACCGGCGATCCCGTGCTCGGGCTCGTCGTGGTCGAGGCGCACGAGGATCATCTGTTCCTCGACAGCATCGCCGTCCACCCCGACGCGCACGGCAGGGGTGTGGGACGGCGACTGCTGCACTTCGTGGACGCACACGCGCGTGCCCTGGGACTGCGCGAGGTCAGGCTCTACACGAACGTGTTGATGTGGGAGAACCAGCGGATCTACCCCAGGTACGGGTACGAACTCGTGGAACGGCGGACAGACGGGCCCTACGACCGCGTCCACTACCGCAAGCGGCTGAGCTGAGCGACGCGGTCAGCCATCCGGCCACCACGTGCGTGCGATGTCCTTGCGGACCTCCGGGCGCTGCTCAGGACGCTCTTCGGCCTCCTCACGGACCCGGCGGGCGTCCGACTTCCTCAGGGGCCTCTGCACGGTCACACGGCGCATGGCTGCCTCCTTTAGCGTCCACCGGGTTCCGCGTTCTCACGGAGGTAGACCCTTTCGGGGAGAGTTCCTCATCGGCGCCGGTCTGTCAGTGGCGGCTGTCACGTTTGACTGTCAGTGGCGGGTGTCACGCTTGGCCCATGACGACGAGTGACGAAGCGGAACCCGCCACGGCGGCCGAGGACTGGGACTCGCGGGCCGCCTCCTTCGACGAGGAGCCGGACCACGGACTGCGGGACACCGGGGTGCGCCGGGCCTGGGCCGACCGGCTCCGCGGCTGGCTGCCCGCGGCCGCCTCGGACGTCCTCGATCTCGGCTGCGGCACCGGCAGCCTGTCGCTGCTCGCGGCCGAACAGGGACACCGCGTCACCGGCGTGGACAGCTCGCCCGCCATGGTGGACCTGGCCCGCGCGAAGCTCGCCGGCCGTGACGCGGCGTTCCTGGTCGGTGACGCCGCGATGCCGCCGGTGGGGGAGCAGCGCTTCGACGTGGTCCTCGTGCGCCATGTGCTGTGGACGCTGCCCGATCCGGGCCGGGCCCTTCGGCACTGGCGGGAGCTGCTGCGCCCCGGCGGGCGGTTCGTGCTGGTCGAGGGCGTGTGGGGGACGATCGGCCCGGTCGGCATACCGGCCGACCGGCTCACCCGGCTGCTCGCGCCCCTCGCGGGGGACGTGCGCCTGGAGGGCCTGTCGGACGACGCCCTGCTGTGGGGCAGGCAGGTGACGGACGAGCGGTACGCGGTGGTGGCGGTGACGGCGCGGTCGTGAACGCGGGCCGAGCCGGGCGGGCTCTGGGGCCGGGCGGCGCCGCGAGACCGCCCGGGCTCTGGCGCCTCCCGGTCTCCTCGGCCATGTCCTAGGCGAGCAGCGCGGCGAAGCCGTCGCCGCGGGCCAGTGCCTCGACTTCGTCGAGTGCGGCCGTCGCGGCGGCCGCCGCCGGTGGGTCCGACTCCGCCAGCCCGCTGTCGGCGAACTCGTCCTCGTCCAGGCGCCGTACGTCCCCGCCGTCGGCGGAGCGCCACAGGTCCAGGTCGAGATCCTCGACGACGAGTTCGGTTCCGGTGCGGACGGCCGGGCGGGTGATGTCGCAGTACCAGCCCTTCAGCGTGCCGGCGCTGTCACGGACCTCCTTCACCGCGTACCACCGGTCGCGCCAGTAGTACTCGGTGAAGACGTCGCCGGGTTCGAAACGCACGAAGCCGAAGTCGCGGACGCCCTCGCCCGCCCAGGGTGCCCGCACGACGACGCGGGTGCCGTCGTCGGCGAGCAGTTCGGCCCCGTAACGGATCTTCGTACGGCCCGCCTTGACGAGCCGGACGTCCACCCGGGTGGTTCCCTCAGCCGAGTTCGCGGACACAACGCACCTCCGTCGCACAGATCTCGTATCCGAACCACTTGTTGATCGCCAGCATCGGCTCGTTTCCCGCGTCGTTGCCCGTGAACGCCTCCGTGAACCCGGCGGCACGGGCGCGGTGCAGCGAGTCGTTCTTGGCGAGCTTGGCCAGGCCCCGGCCGCGGAAGGCGCGGGCGGTGCCGGTCATCACGGTGCCGTAGCGGGTACCGCCGTCCGTGCGGGCCGCGCTGAAGGCGGCGGGACGCCCGTCGACGACCGCGACCGAGGTCAGTTCGAGGCTGAGCAGCGGATGGCGCCAGGTCTCCTCGAGCCAGGCCTCGTAGTCCGTGAACTCCTTGGTGATGTCGCTCGGTTCGTCCGCCATCGTCTGCGCGTCGAGCGCGAACAGCGGCCGTGGATCGTCGGCGAAGTCGGCGGCCGTGCGCAGTTCGACACCCGGCGGCGGGTCCGCGAGCGGCGGCAGCGTGCCGTCGGCCAGGTCCAGCCGCAGGAAGTGCGCCGAGCGGCTCGCCGTGTAACCGTGCCGTTCGGCGAAGGCGTGGTTGGCGGGCTCGTCCAGGACCCAGCTGAACAACCTGGTCGCGCCCAGGCCGGCCAGGTACTCCTCGGCGGTGCGGGCCAGCAGCGAGCCGGCCCCGCGCCGGGTGCGCTCGGGGTGCACGTACACGTTGACGTAACCCTGGCCGGGCTCCGGGCTGTCGTGGACCATGCCGACCTGGGCGGTGCCGATCACCTCGCCGTCCTCCTCCGCCACCAGGGGGCGGAAACGGGAGGCGGGGTGGGCGTGGTCGAGGTCGTAGATCACGGAGTCCGTGGTGAACAGAACGAAGGGGAGCGCCAGCCTCCGGACCCGGGCGAAGCCCTCCACGTCGGCTCGTGCTCCGGGGCGCAGGTCGCGCACGATCACTGTCATGTGGGCGCACGCTACGGGGGAGATGAGCCGGGGTGCCTCTCATTTTCCGGCGGGTGGGCGACAATCACTCCGTGACCTTGAAGATCCGTATCGACGACAGTGCCCCGCCGTTCGAGCAGGTGCGTGCGCAGATCTCCGGACAGGCGCGGTC
It includes:
- a CDS encoding N-acetyltransferase family protein; this translates as MTVIVRDLRPGARADVEGFARVRRLALPFVLFTTDSVIYDLDHAHPASRFRPLVAEEDGEVIGTAQVGMVHDSPEPGQGYVNVYVHPERTRRGAGSLLARTAEEYLAGLGATRLFSWVLDEPANHAFAERHGYTASRSAHFLRLDLADGTLPPLADPPPGVELRTAADFADDPRPLFALDAQTMADEPSDITKEFTDYEAWLEETWRHPLLSLELTSVAVVDGRPAAFSAARTDGGTRYGTVMTGTARAFRGRGLAKLAKNDSLHRARAAGFTEAFTGNDAGNEPMLAINKWFGYEICATEVRCVRELG
- a CDS encoding GNAT family N-acetyltransferase, which gives rise to MTDEEIRPAVAADVPAVKAVTDAAYSPYIPRIGLVPQPMRAHHEANVAAGKVFVTGDPVLGLVVVEAHEDHLFLDSIAVHPDAHGRGVGRRLLHFVDAHARALGLREVRLYTNVLMWENQRIYPRYGYELVERRTDGPYDRVHYRKRLS
- a CDS encoding lytic polysaccharide monooxygenase codes for the protein MPARRRLAGVAAVGIAPLALTALTAAPASAHGSMGDPVSRVAQCYAEGPESPKSAACEAAVAAGGTQALYDWNGIRIGDANGRHQALIPDGSLCSAGNDEFKGLDLARADWPATGVRSGSYTFKYRVTAPHKGTFKVYVTKAGYDPAKPLAWADLDLDHPVATATDPVASGGFYTFSGSLPERTGRQVLYAIWQRSDSPEAFYSCSDVSFGGSGDAGGGGTGDGDGDAGGSGAGGGAPSAPTASAPSEEQIEDGADKSTVEHHGHGDDDASTSAEPTTAADRTTEAEPAAETAAANEPAAAGASRNLAETGGDGSTPYLAVGGAAALALGAAALFASVRRRAVSGGRHGR
- a CDS encoding class I SAM-dependent methyltransferase translates to MTTSDEAEPATAAEDWDSRAASFDEEPDHGLRDTGVRRAWADRLRGWLPAAASDVLDLGCGTGSLSLLAAEQGHRVTGVDSSPAMVDLARAKLAGRDAAFLVGDAAMPPVGEQRFDVVLVRHVLWTLPDPGRALRHWRELLRPGGRFVLVEGVWGTIGPVGIPADRLTRLLAPLAGDVRLEGLSDDALLWGRQVTDERYAVVAVTARS
- a CDS encoding DUF402 domain-containing protein — protein: MSANSAEGTTRVDVRLVKAGRTKIRYGAELLADDGTRVVVRAPWAGEGVRDFGFVRFEPGDVFTEYYWRDRWYAVKEVRDSAGTLKGWYCDITRPAVRTGTELVVEDLDLDLWRSADGGDVRRLDEDEFADSGLAESDPPAAAAATAALDEVEALARGDGFAALLA